The following are encoded in a window of Paraburkholderia sp. HP33-1 genomic DNA:
- a CDS encoding Hsp70 family protein — translation MNYCAIDFGTSNSAVAVPDGAQLKLAPVEGTYTTLPTAVFFNTDENTSEFGRAALAAYIDGFDGRLMRSMKSILGSPLAENTTDLGDGSAIKYTDVIATFLTHLKRSAEAAAGGAIDRAVLGRPVFFVDEDPRADQMAQQQLEAAARAVGLRDIHFQYEPIAAAFDYESHLSAEGLVLVADIGGGTSDFSLVRVGPERMKRVERKDDVLAHHGVHVAGTDFDRRVELVTILRELGYQSLDPQGREIPNRIYFDLATWHLINTVYTPKRVSELALMRHLFTETRHHDRLMRVVEQRFGHALAAHAEEAKIGVAAGGETVIDLDEVEEDLRLAFDEAQLVKAGEEETRRIVQAARDTVQAAGVAPRDVDAIYFTGGSTGLAFLSGALAAAFPDAQAVFGDRLASVATGLGIHARRVFG, via the coding sequence ATGAACTATTGCGCGATTGACTTCGGTACTTCCAATTCGGCTGTCGCGGTCCCGGACGGTGCGCAGCTGAAGCTGGCGCCGGTCGAGGGCACGTACACGACGCTGCCCACCGCGGTATTCTTCAATACCGACGAAAACACCAGCGAATTCGGGCGAGCGGCGCTCGCGGCCTACATCGACGGCTTCGACGGCCGGCTGATGCGCTCGATGAAAAGCATTCTCGGCTCACCGCTTGCCGAGAATACGACCGATCTCGGCGACGGCAGTGCGATCAAGTACACCGACGTAATCGCGACGTTCCTGACTCACCTGAAGCGCTCGGCCGAGGCGGCTGCGGGCGGCGCGATCGACCGCGCGGTGCTGGGCCGCCCAGTGTTTTTCGTCGACGAGGACCCGCGCGCCGACCAGATGGCGCAGCAACAGCTCGAAGCCGCCGCGCGCGCGGTCGGCTTGCGCGACATCCACTTTCAGTATGAACCGATCGCGGCCGCGTTCGACTACGAATCGCATCTGAGCGCCGAGGGGCTCGTGCTCGTCGCCGACATCGGCGGCGGCACGTCGGACTTCTCGCTTGTGCGCGTGGGGCCGGAACGGATGAAGCGCGTCGAGCGCAAGGACGATGTGCTCGCGCATCATGGCGTGCACGTCGCCGGCACGGACTTCGACCGCCGCGTCGAACTGGTGACGATCCTTCGCGAGCTCGGCTATCAGTCGCTCGATCCGCAGGGGCGTGAAATTCCGAACCGGATTTATTTCGATCTCGCGACCTGGCACCTGATCAACACTGTCTACACGCCGAAGCGCGTCAGCGAACTCGCGCTGATGCGGCACCTTTTCACGGAGACCCGGCACCACGACCGGCTGATGCGCGTAGTCGAGCAGCGGTTCGGGCACGCGCTGGCCGCGCATGCGGAAGAGGCGAAGATCGGGGTAGCGGCGGGCGGCGAGACCGTCATCGATCTCGACGAAGTGGAAGAGGATCTGCGCCTCGCGTTCGACGAAGCGCAACTCGTCAAGGCCGGCGAGGAAGAAACGCGACGTATTGTCCAGGCGGCGCGCGACACGGTGCAGGCGGCGGGTGTCGCGCCGCGCGACGTGGACGCGATCTATTTCACGGGCGGCTCGACGGGCCTCGCGTTTCTTTCGGGCGCGCTGGCCGCGGCGTTTCCGGACGCGCAGGCGGTGTTCGGCGATCGTCTCGCGAGCGTGGCGACCGGTCTCGGTATTCACGCCCGGCGCGTGTTCGGATAA
- a CDS encoding APC family permease, whose translation MKSSIQRNIGPFALLLTGLGSIIGSGWLFGAWKAAKIAGPAAICAWIIGAVVILAIALTYAELGAMFPESGGMVRYARYSHGALVGFISAWANWIAIVSVIPIEAEASIQYMSTWPYPWAHALFVDGSLTTNGLLLSAGLVIIYFLLNYWGVKVFARANSAITIFKFLIPGATIVGLMMTGVHTENFGQTTTFAPYGWSSVLTAVATSGIVFAFNGFQSPINLAGEARNPAKSVPFAVIGSILLALVIYVLLQIAYIGAVNPADVMKGWSHFSFASPFAELAIALNLNWLAILLYVDAFVSPSGTGTTYMATTTRMIYAMERNNTMPKMFGQVHPFYGVPRPAMWFNLFVSFVFLFFFRGWSALAAVISVATVISYLTGPISLMALRRAATDLERPLHIAGMKVIAPFAFVCASLILYWAKWPLTGEIILLMVVALPVYFYFQAKQGFEGWGRDLKAAWWLVAYLPIMALLSLIGSKEFGGLGILPYGWDMLVVIAFSLMFYYWGVNSGYRSEYLDERLVHDEVLEGIGAH comes from the coding sequence GTGAAAAGTTCTATACAACGGAACATCGGGCCGTTCGCGCTGTTGCTGACTGGCCTCGGCTCGATCATCGGATCGGGCTGGCTGTTCGGGGCGTGGAAGGCCGCAAAGATTGCCGGGCCGGCCGCGATTTGCGCATGGATCATCGGCGCGGTCGTGATTCTTGCGATTGCGCTGACCTACGCTGAACTCGGCGCGATGTTTCCGGAATCCGGCGGGATGGTGCGCTATGCGCGCTACTCGCACGGCGCACTGGTTGGTTTTATCAGCGCGTGGGCCAACTGGATCGCGATCGTGTCGGTGATTCCGATCGAGGCCGAAGCATCGATCCAATACATGAGTACGTGGCCCTATCCCTGGGCGCATGCGCTCTTCGTCGACGGGTCATTGACTACCAACGGCCTGCTGTTGTCCGCAGGGCTCGTGATCATTTACTTCCTGCTCAACTACTGGGGCGTCAAGGTGTTCGCGCGCGCCAACTCGGCGATCACGATCTTCAAGTTCCTGATCCCTGGCGCCACGATCGTCGGCCTGATGATGACCGGCGTCCATACCGAGAACTTTGGTCAGACGACCACGTTCGCGCCGTACGGCTGGTCGTCGGTGCTGACCGCGGTCGCGACAAGCGGCATCGTATTCGCGTTCAACGGTTTCCAGAGCCCGATCAACCTTGCCGGTGAAGCACGCAATCCGGCCAAGAGCGTGCCGTTCGCGGTGATCGGATCGATCCTGCTCGCGCTCGTGATCTACGTGCTGCTACAGATCGCGTATATCGGCGCGGTGAACCCGGCCGACGTGATGAAGGGCTGGAGCCACTTCAGCTTCGCTTCGCCGTTCGCGGAGCTGGCGATCGCGCTGAACCTGAACTGGCTGGCGATCCTGCTGTACGTCGACGCGTTCGTGAGCCCGAGCGGCACCGGAACGACCTATATGGCGACCACGACGCGGATGATCTACGCAATGGAGCGCAACAACACGATGCCGAAGATGTTCGGCCAGGTACATCCGTTCTACGGCGTGCCGCGTCCGGCGATGTGGTTCAACCTGTTCGTGTCGTTCGTCTTTCTGTTCTTTTTCCGAGGCTGGAGCGCGCTCGCGGCGGTGATCTCGGTCGCGACGGTGATCTCGTATCTGACCGGCCCGATCAGCCTGATGGCACTGCGCCGCGCGGCAACCGATCTCGAGCGCCCGCTGCACATCGCCGGCATGAAGGTGATCGCGCCGTTCGCGTTCGTCTGCGCGTCGTTGATCCTGTACTGGGCGAAGTGGCCTCTGACCGGCGAAATCATCCTGCTGATGGTTGTCGCGCTGCCGGTGTACTTCTACTTCCAGGCCAAGCAGGGCTTCGAGGGCTGGGGACGCGATCTGAAGGCAGCGTGGTGGCTGGTCGCGTATTTGCCGATCATGGCGCTCCTGTCGCTGATCGGCAGTAAGGAGTTCGGCGGCCTCGGCATCCTGCCGTACGGCTGGGACATGCTCGTCGTGATCGCCTTCTCGCTGATGTTCTACTACTGGGGCGTCAACAGCGGCTATCGTTCTGAGTATCTCGACGAGCGACTCGTGCATGACGAAGTGCTCGAAGGCATCGGCGCGCACTGA
- a CDS encoding cold-shock protein — METGTVKWFNDAKGFGFITPDGGGEDLFAHFSEIRVDGFKTLQENQKVTFEVKTGPKGKQAANIKPV; from the coding sequence ATGGAAACCGGTACCGTCAAGTGGTTCAACGACGCTAAGGGCTTTGGCTTCATCACTCCGGACGGCGGCGGTGAAGATCTGTTCGCGCATTTCTCGGAAATTCGCGTCGACGGCTTCAAGACGCTGCAAGAAAACCAGAAGGTCACGTTTGAAGTGAAGACGGGCCCGAAGGGCAAGCAAGCGGCTAACATCAAGCCGGTGTAA